A part of Macaca mulatta isolate MMU2019108-1 chromosome 12, T2T-MMU8v2.0, whole genome shotgun sequence genomic DNA contains:
- the PLEKHB2 gene encoding pleckstrin homology domain-containing family B member 2 isoform X6 gives MAFVKSGWLLRQSTILKRWKKNWFDLWSDGHLIYYDDQTRQNIEDKVHMPVDCINIRTGQECRDIQPPDGKSKDCMLQIVCRDGKTISLCAESTDDCLAWKFTLQDSRTNTAYVGSAVLTDETSVVSSPPPYTAYAAPAPEVGRTLSLQAYGYGPYSGAYPPGTQVVYAANGQAYAVPYQYPYAGLYGQQPANQVIIRERYRDNDSDLALGMLAGAATGMALGSLFWVF, from the exons GTACTATTTTGAAGCGCTGGAAGAAGAACTGGTTTGATCTGTGGTCGGATGGTCACCTAATCTATTATGATGACCAGACTCGGCAGAATATCGAGGATAAGGTCCACATGCCAGTGGACTGTATCAACATCCGCACGGGGCAGGAATGTCGGG ATATTCAGCCTCCAGATGGAAAGTCAAAAGACTGCATGCTCCAGATTGTTTGTCGAGATGGGAAAACAATTAGTCTTTGTGCAGAAAGCACAGACGATTGCTT ggcCTGGAAATTTACACTCCAGGATTCTAGGACAAACACA GCGTATGTAGGCTCTGCAGTCCTGACTGATGAGACATCCGTGGTTTCCTCACCTCCACCATACACAGCCTATGCTGCACCGGCCCCTGAGGTAGGGAGAACCCTGAGCCTTCAG GCGTACGGCTATGGGCCCTACAGTGGTGCGTACCCGCCAGGAACTCAAGTTGTCTATGCTGCGAATGGGCAGGCGTATGCCGTGCCCTACCAGTACCCATATGCAG gACTTTATGGACAGCAGCCTGCTAACCAAGTCATCATTCGAGAGCGGTATCGAGACAACGACAGTGACCTGGCACTGGGCATGCTGGCAGGAGCAGCCACGGGCATGGCCTTAGGGTCTCTATTTTGGGTCTTCTAG
- the PLEKHB2 gene encoding pleckstrin homology domain-containing family B member 2 isoform X5, with product MAFVKSGWLLRQSTILKRWKKNWFDLWSDGHLIYYDDQTRQNIEDKVHMPVDCINIRTGQECRDIQPPDGKSKDCMLQIVCRDGKTISLCAESTDDCLAWKFTLQDSRTNTAYVGSAVLTDETSVVSSPPPYTAYAAPAPEVGRTLSLQQAYGYGPYSGAYPPGTQVVYAANGQAYAVPYQYPYAGLYGQQPANQVIIRERYRDNDSDLALGMLAGAATGMALGSLFWVF from the exons GTACTATTTTGAAGCGCTGGAAGAAGAACTGGTTTGATCTGTGGTCGGATGGTCACCTAATCTATTATGATGACCAGACTCGGCAGAATATCGAGGATAAGGTCCACATGCCAGTGGACTGTATCAACATCCGCACGGGGCAGGAATGTCGGG ATATTCAGCCTCCAGATGGAAAGTCAAAAGACTGCATGCTCCAGATTGTTTGTCGAGATGGGAAAACAATTAGTCTTTGTGCAGAAAGCACAGACGATTGCTT ggcCTGGAAATTTACACTCCAGGATTCTAGGACAAACACA GCGTATGTAGGCTCTGCAGTCCTGACTGATGAGACATCCGTGGTTTCCTCACCTCCACCATACACAGCCTATGCTGCACCGGCCCCTGAGGTAGGGAGAACCCTGAGCCTTCAG CAGGCGTACGGCTATGGGCCCTACAGTGGTGCGTACCCGCCAGGAACTCAAGTTGTCTATGCTGCGAATGGGCAGGCGTATGCCGTGCCCTACCAGTACCCATATGCAG gACTTTATGGACAGCAGCCTGCTAACCAAGTCATCATTCGAGAGCGGTATCGAGACAACGACAGTGACCTGGCACTGGGCATGCTGGCAGGAGCAGCCACGGGCATGGCCTTAGGGTCTCTATTTTGGGTCTTCTAG
- the PLEKHB2 gene encoding pleckstrin homology domain-containing family B member 2 isoform X8 translates to MAFVKSGWLLRQSTILKRWKKNWFDLWSDGHLIYYDDQTRQNIEDKVHMPVDCINIRTGQECRDIQPPDGKSKDCMLQIVCRDGKTISLCAESTDDCLAWKFTLQDSRTNTAYVGSAVLTDETSVVSSPPPYTAYAAPAPEAYGYGPYSGAYPPGTQVVYAANGQAYAVPYQYPYAGLYGQQPANQVIIRERYRDNDSDLALGMLAGAATGMALGSLFWVF, encoded by the exons GTACTATTTTGAAGCGCTGGAAGAAGAACTGGTTTGATCTGTGGTCGGATGGTCACCTAATCTATTATGATGACCAGACTCGGCAGAATATCGAGGATAAGGTCCACATGCCAGTGGACTGTATCAACATCCGCACGGGGCAGGAATGTCGGG ATATTCAGCCTCCAGATGGAAAGTCAAAAGACTGCATGCTCCAGATTGTTTGTCGAGATGGGAAAACAATTAGTCTTTGTGCAGAAAGCACAGACGATTGCTT ggcCTGGAAATTTACACTCCAGGATTCTAGGACAAACACA GCGTATGTAGGCTCTGCAGTCCTGACTGATGAGACATCCGTGGTTTCCTCACCTCCACCATACACAGCCTATGCTGCACCGGCCCCTGAG GCGTACGGCTATGGGCCCTACAGTGGTGCGTACCCGCCAGGAACTCAAGTTGTCTATGCTGCGAATGGGCAGGCGTATGCCGTGCCCTACCAGTACCCATATGCAG gACTTTATGGACAGCAGCCTGCTAACCAAGTCATCATTCGAGAGCGGTATCGAGACAACGACAGTGACCTGGCACTGGGCATGCTGGCAGGAGCAGCCACGGGCATGGCCTTAGGGTCTCTATTTTGGGTCTTCTAG
- the PLEKHB2 gene encoding pleckstrin homology domain-containing family B member 2 isoform X4, whose protein sequence is MAFVKSGWLLRQSTILKRWKKNWFDLWSDGHLIYYDDQTRQNIEDKVHMPVDCINIRTGQECRDIQPPDGKSKDCMLQIVCRDGKTISLCAESTDDCLAWKFTLQDSRTNTAYVGSAVLTDETSVVSSPPPYTAYAAPAPEAYGYGPYSGAYPPGTQVVYAANGQAYAVPYQYPYAETILMTRHCTAVSRGLYGQQPANQVIIRERYRDNDSDLALGMLAGAATGMALGSLFWVF, encoded by the exons GTACTATTTTGAAGCGCTGGAAGAAGAACTGGTTTGATCTGTGGTCGGATGGTCACCTAATCTATTATGATGACCAGACTCGGCAGAATATCGAGGATAAGGTCCACATGCCAGTGGACTGTATCAACATCCGCACGGGGCAGGAATGTCGGG ATATTCAGCCTCCAGATGGAAAGTCAAAAGACTGCATGCTCCAGATTGTTTGTCGAGATGGGAAAACAATTAGTCTTTGTGCAGAAAGCACAGACGATTGCTT ggcCTGGAAATTTACACTCCAGGATTCTAGGACAAACACA GCGTATGTAGGCTCTGCAGTCCTGACTGATGAGACATCCGTGGTTTCCTCACCTCCACCATACACAGCCTATGCTGCACCGGCCCCTGAG GCGTACGGCTATGGGCCCTACAGTGGTGCGTACCCGCCAGGAACTCAAGTTGTCTATGCTGCGAATGGGCAGGCGTATGCCGTGCCCTACCAGTACCCATATGCAG AGACCATCCTCATGACACGTCATTGCACTGCAGTTTCCAGGG gACTTTATGGACAGCAGCCTGCTAACCAAGTCATCATTCGAGAGCGGTATCGAGACAACGACAGTGACCTGGCACTGGGCATGCTGGCAGGAGCAGCCACGGGCATGGCCTTAGGGTCTCTATTTTGGGTCTTCTAG
- the PLEKHB2 gene encoding pleckstrin homology domain-containing family B member 2 isoform X3: MAFVKSGWLLRQSTILKRWKKNWFDLWSDGHLIYYDDQTRQNIEDKVHMPVDCINIRTGQECRDIQPPDGKSKDCMLQIVCRDGKTISLCAESTDDCLAWKFTLQDSRTNTAYVGSAVLTDETSVVSSPPPYTAYAAPAPEQAYGYGPYSGAYPPGTQVVYAANGQAYAVPYQYPYAETILMTRHCTAVSRGLYGQQPANQVIIRERYRDNDSDLALGMLAGAATGMALGSLFWVF, from the exons GTACTATTTTGAAGCGCTGGAAGAAGAACTGGTTTGATCTGTGGTCGGATGGTCACCTAATCTATTATGATGACCAGACTCGGCAGAATATCGAGGATAAGGTCCACATGCCAGTGGACTGTATCAACATCCGCACGGGGCAGGAATGTCGGG ATATTCAGCCTCCAGATGGAAAGTCAAAAGACTGCATGCTCCAGATTGTTTGTCGAGATGGGAAAACAATTAGTCTTTGTGCAGAAAGCACAGACGATTGCTT ggcCTGGAAATTTACACTCCAGGATTCTAGGACAAACACA GCGTATGTAGGCTCTGCAGTCCTGACTGATGAGACATCCGTGGTTTCCTCACCTCCACCATACACAGCCTATGCTGCACCGGCCCCTGAG CAGGCGTACGGCTATGGGCCCTACAGTGGTGCGTACCCGCCAGGAACTCAAGTTGTCTATGCTGCGAATGGGCAGGCGTATGCCGTGCCCTACCAGTACCCATATGCAG AGACCATCCTCATGACACGTCATTGCACTGCAGTTTCCAGGG gACTTTATGGACAGCAGCCTGCTAACCAAGTCATCATTCGAGAGCGGTATCGAGACAACGACAGTGACCTGGCACTGGGCATGCTGGCAGGAGCAGCCACGGGCATGGCCTTAGGGTCTCTATTTTGGGTCTTCTAG
- the PLEKHB2 gene encoding pleckstrin homology domain-containing family B member 2 isoform X2, producing MAFVKSGWLLRQSTILKRWKKNWFDLWSDGHLIYYDDQTRQNIEDKVHMPVDCINIRTGQECRDIQPPDGKSKDCMLQIVCRDGKTISLCAESTDDCLAWKFTLQDSRTNTAYVGSAVLTDETSVVSSPPPYTAYAAPAPEVGRTLSLQAYGYGPYSGAYPPGTQVVYAANGQAYAVPYQYPYAETILMTRHCTAVSRGLYGQQPANQVIIRERYRDNDSDLALGMLAGAATGMALGSLFWVF from the exons GTACTATTTTGAAGCGCTGGAAGAAGAACTGGTTTGATCTGTGGTCGGATGGTCACCTAATCTATTATGATGACCAGACTCGGCAGAATATCGAGGATAAGGTCCACATGCCAGTGGACTGTATCAACATCCGCACGGGGCAGGAATGTCGGG ATATTCAGCCTCCAGATGGAAAGTCAAAAGACTGCATGCTCCAGATTGTTTGTCGAGATGGGAAAACAATTAGTCTTTGTGCAGAAAGCACAGACGATTGCTT ggcCTGGAAATTTACACTCCAGGATTCTAGGACAAACACA GCGTATGTAGGCTCTGCAGTCCTGACTGATGAGACATCCGTGGTTTCCTCACCTCCACCATACACAGCCTATGCTGCACCGGCCCCTGAGGTAGGGAGAACCCTGAGCCTTCAG GCGTACGGCTATGGGCCCTACAGTGGTGCGTACCCGCCAGGAACTCAAGTTGTCTATGCTGCGAATGGGCAGGCGTATGCCGTGCCCTACCAGTACCCATATGCAG AGACCATCCTCATGACACGTCATTGCACTGCAGTTTCCAGGG gACTTTATGGACAGCAGCCTGCTAACCAAGTCATCATTCGAGAGCGGTATCGAGACAACGACAGTGACCTGGCACTGGGCATGCTGGCAGGAGCAGCCACGGGCATGGCCTTAGGGTCTCTATTTTGGGTCTTCTAG
- the PLEKHB2 gene encoding pleckstrin homology domain-containing family B member 2 isoform X7 codes for MAFVKSGWLLRQSTILKRWKKNWFDLWSDGHLIYYDDQTRQNIEDKVHMPVDCINIRTGQECRDIQPPDGKSKDCMLQIVCRDGKTISLCAESTDDCLAWKFTLQDSRTNTAYVGSAVLTDETSVVSSPPPYTAYAAPAPEQAYGYGPYSGAYPPGTQVVYAANGQAYAVPYQYPYAGLYGQQPANQVIIRERYRDNDSDLALGMLAGAATGMALGSLFWVF; via the exons GTACTATTTTGAAGCGCTGGAAGAAGAACTGGTTTGATCTGTGGTCGGATGGTCACCTAATCTATTATGATGACCAGACTCGGCAGAATATCGAGGATAAGGTCCACATGCCAGTGGACTGTATCAACATCCGCACGGGGCAGGAATGTCGGG ATATTCAGCCTCCAGATGGAAAGTCAAAAGACTGCATGCTCCAGATTGTTTGTCGAGATGGGAAAACAATTAGTCTTTGTGCAGAAAGCACAGACGATTGCTT ggcCTGGAAATTTACACTCCAGGATTCTAGGACAAACACA GCGTATGTAGGCTCTGCAGTCCTGACTGATGAGACATCCGTGGTTTCCTCACCTCCACCATACACAGCCTATGCTGCACCGGCCCCTGAG CAGGCGTACGGCTATGGGCCCTACAGTGGTGCGTACCCGCCAGGAACTCAAGTTGTCTATGCTGCGAATGGGCAGGCGTATGCCGTGCCCTACCAGTACCCATATGCAG gACTTTATGGACAGCAGCCTGCTAACCAAGTCATCATTCGAGAGCGGTATCGAGACAACGACAGTGACCTGGCACTGGGCATGCTGGCAGGAGCAGCCACGGGCATGGCCTTAGGGTCTCTATTTTGGGTCTTCTAG
- the PLEKHB2 gene encoding pleckstrin homology domain-containing family B member 2 isoform X1: MAFVKSGWLLRQSTILKRWKKNWFDLWSDGHLIYYDDQTRQNIEDKVHMPVDCINIRTGQECRDIQPPDGKSKDCMLQIVCRDGKTISLCAESTDDCLAWKFTLQDSRTNTAYVGSAVLTDETSVVSSPPPYTAYAAPAPEVGRTLSLQQAYGYGPYSGAYPPGTQVVYAANGQAYAVPYQYPYAETILMTRHCTAVSRGLYGQQPANQVIIRERYRDNDSDLALGMLAGAATGMALGSLFWVF, encoded by the exons GTACTATTTTGAAGCGCTGGAAGAAGAACTGGTTTGATCTGTGGTCGGATGGTCACCTAATCTATTATGATGACCAGACTCGGCAGAATATCGAGGATAAGGTCCACATGCCAGTGGACTGTATCAACATCCGCACGGGGCAGGAATGTCGGG ATATTCAGCCTCCAGATGGAAAGTCAAAAGACTGCATGCTCCAGATTGTTTGTCGAGATGGGAAAACAATTAGTCTTTGTGCAGAAAGCACAGACGATTGCTT ggcCTGGAAATTTACACTCCAGGATTCTAGGACAAACACA GCGTATGTAGGCTCTGCAGTCCTGACTGATGAGACATCCGTGGTTTCCTCACCTCCACCATACACAGCCTATGCTGCACCGGCCCCTGAGGTAGGGAGAACCCTGAGCCTTCAG CAGGCGTACGGCTATGGGCCCTACAGTGGTGCGTACCCGCCAGGAACTCAAGTTGTCTATGCTGCGAATGGGCAGGCGTATGCCGTGCCCTACCAGTACCCATATGCAG AGACCATCCTCATGACACGTCATTGCACTGCAGTTTCCAGGG gACTTTATGGACAGCAGCCTGCTAACCAAGTCATCATTCGAGAGCGGTATCGAGACAACGACAGTGACCTGGCACTGGGCATGCTGGCAGGAGCAGCCACGGGCATGGCCTTAGGGTCTCTATTTTGGGTCTTCTAG